TCGCGGTCAGGATGCCGCACTCCAGACCGGCGTGGATCACCTTTACCGCGGCGTCACCACCGAACTCGCGTCGATATACCGTCTGAAACAAGGTGAGCAGGCCGGAGTCCGGGTTGGGCGCCCAGCCGGGATAGGGCTCGCGCACCGCAGCGGACATTCCCGCAAGGGAAAACAGACTGACGATCTCGGACGCCAGTTCGCGGGTACCGGCGTCGAGCAGGGAGCGCACCATCAGCGTGGCATGGATGTGTTCTGCGTCCACCCGCAACACGCCGAGATTGCTCGAGGTCTCAACCACGCCGGGCACCCGCTGACTCATGCGCCTGACGCCGTGCGCCACCACGTGCAGCGCGGCAAGCACACGCCGGCCGGCCTCGTCGCTGAGCACCCGTGACGGCACACCCGGTTCCGGCAGCAGGCGCAGACGAAACCCGTCATCCACCCCGCCCAGTTCTTCGGCAATCTCGTCGCGGGCACGCGCCAGCGCAGCCTGCAGTGCCTCGGCACCGCCGTCCGCCAGCACGATCAAGGCCTGTGCTTCTCGCGCAAGTGCATTGCGCGCAGTACCGCCCTCCAGCGTCGCCACCCGGTAGTCCACCCCGGCTGCAGCCAGCATCTGCAGCACCCGCAGCAGCAGCTTGATCGCATTGCCGCGCTGCAGATGGATATCCACGCCCGAGTGCCCGCCGCGCAGGCCATCCACCACGATACGCAGCGCCTGATGTCCCGCGGGCACGGGCGCGGCCTCCAGCGCCGCGTCGACCACCACGTCCGCGCCACCCGCACAGCCAAGATAGAACTCGCCCCAGTCCTCGGTATCGATGTTGATCAGCAAGCGCCCGCACACGGCATCCGGCTTCAGCCCGTGGGCGCCGCTCATGCCCGATTCCTCGTCGAGCGTCAGCAGGACTTCCAGTGCAGGATGCGCAACATCGTCCGATTCCAGCGCGGCCAGCGCGAGCGCGACCCCGATGCCGTTATCCGCCCCAAGCGTGGTGTCGTCGGCCACCAGCCAGCCATCACGCAGTTCCGCCCTGATGGAATCGTGCATGAAGTCATGACTGCTGCCGGCATTCTTCTGGCACACCATGTCGAGATGGCCCTGCAGCACCACGCCAG
This genomic interval from Parazoarcus communis contains the following:
- a CDS encoding aminoacyl-histidine dipeptidase, which encodes MDLSGLEPAAVWRHFSTLCRIPRPSRHERAIRDELAAWAQVRGLGAKVDETGNLILSKPATPGYENRPGVVLQGHLDMVCQKNAGSSHDFMHDSIRAELRDGWLVADDTTLGADNGIGVALALAALESDDVAHPALEVLLTLDEESGMSGAHGLKPDAVCGRLLINIDTEDWGEFYLGCAGGADVVVDAALEAAPVPAGHQALRIVVDGLRGGHSGVDIHLQRGNAIKLLLRVLQMLAAAGVDYRVATLEGGTARNALAREAQALIVLADGGAEALQAALARARDEIAEELGGVDDGFRLRLLPEPGVPSRVLSDEAGRRVLAALHVVAHGVRRMSQRVPGVVETSSNLGVLRVDAEHIHATLMVRSLLDAGTRELASEIVSLFSLAGMSAAVREPYPGWAPNPDSGLLTLFQTVYRREFGGDAAVKVIHAGLECGILTAIWPDMDMISFGPNIRGAHAPGERVEVASVAQAWRLLVAVLASIPPHPPSQA